A portion of the Stigmatella aurantiaca DW4/3-1 genome contains these proteins:
- a CDS encoding serine/threonine protein kinase, giving the protein MYAVRPDALIPGTLVGNWRVLQSLGHGGHGAVYRVEDIRQPREHLALRISLRAAEGRFDQWTAQLKRAHPNVVPLHACGRWPRPRSGFFYFVRDYVKGQGLPSWMETVNPTFLQVAAIISRLALAIDDMHLRDVWHRDIRPDNIRVRDGDGEPVLLDLRTGGNEEVDTLTRMPLPTEMLLFRSPEALRFLRMNWGRRGVRYHFRPADDLYALGATAYWMVTGHMPFSPTLAPELLHGALETQMPVSPSQVNERIPRALSALILRLLDKEPDHRPRSGEALNAELVAAVSAGARSIWASRVFDWYRDEGGRERSPLRILRPAAPWASCTGCPRLPRVVHFNPPHDKALLPFEPPPWCPNPLPARKCPEEPMGPWSRMM; this is encoded by the coding sequence ATGTACGCAGTTCGTCCAGATGCATTGATTCCAGGGACCCTGGTGGGGAACTGGCGCGTTTTGCAGAGCCTGGGGCACGGCGGACATGGGGCCGTTTACCGGGTCGAAGACATCCGCCAGCCCCGAGAGCATCTGGCGCTGCGGATCTCACTGCGCGCGGCGGAGGGCCGGTTTGATCAATGGACGGCCCAGCTCAAGCGAGCCCATCCCAACGTGGTGCCGCTTCATGCCTGTGGGCGCTGGCCTCGGCCCCGGAGTGGTTTCTTCTACTTCGTCCGGGACTACGTGAAGGGGCAGGGGTTGCCGAGTTGGATGGAGACCGTCAACCCCACCTTTCTTCAGGTGGCCGCCATCATCAGCCGCTTGGCGTTGGCCATCGATGACATGCACTTGAGGGATGTCTGGCATCGGGACATCCGCCCGGACAACATCCGGGTCCGTGACGGCGATGGGGAGCCGGTGCTGCTGGACCTGAGGACAGGCGGCAACGAGGAAGTCGATACCCTCACCCGGATGCCCCTGCCCACGGAGATGCTCCTGTTCCGCAGTCCCGAGGCACTGCGCTTCCTGCGGATGAACTGGGGGCGCAGGGGGGTGCGCTATCACTTCCGCCCCGCGGATGATCTGTATGCCCTGGGAGCGACGGCCTACTGGATGGTGACAGGGCACATGCCATTCTCGCCGACGCTCGCCCCCGAGTTGCTTCACGGCGCGCTCGAAACGCAGATGCCGGTGTCACCCAGCCAGGTGAACGAGCGCATCCCGCGCGCGTTGAGCGCGCTGATCCTGCGGCTGCTGGACAAGGAGCCTGACCACAGGCCCCGAAGTGGGGAGGCGCTGAACGCGGAACTGGTGGCGGCCGTGTCCGCGGGCGCCCGGTCCATCTGGGCTTCGCGTGTTTTCGATTGGTACCGGGATGAGGGCGGGCGGGAGCGCTCCCCCCTGCGAATCCTCCGGCCCGCGGCGCCTTGGGCGAGCTGTACCGGGTGTCCGCGCCTGCCACGGGTGGTGCATTTCAACCCCCCTCACGACAAGGCGCTGCTGCCCTTCGAGCCTCCGCCTTGGTGCCCCAATCCGTTGCCGGCCCGGAAGTGTCCCGAGGAGCCGATGGGTCCCTGGTCCCGGATGATGTGA
- a CDS encoding ribose-phosphate diphosphokinase: protein MRVVLMSGSSHPALGESIAEMLGVEPGRCVIDRFPDGEHHVEVVEEVRGCDVYLLQPLGPPVDPHLMELLLLVDACRRQGAARVTAVVPYLAYARQDRRETRAEPLGARLLADLIRASGVDRIVVVDLHSPAVEGCFSLPVEHLSAMPLLAENLRHTVTPDSVIVSPDLGAMKRAERYAALLKLPLAVVHKRRMSGSQVQAHNITGDVKGCAPILVDDMISTAGTIEAAVQALLEAGCAPLVTVVATHSLLVGPSLERLQRLPLRRLLTTDSVPRSEPLPIPLEVVSVAPLLARSIEMLRAGLPGH from the coding sequence ATGCGCGTCGTCTTGATGTCCGGCTCGTCCCACCCCGCGCTGGGGGAGTCCATCGCGGAGATGCTCGGGGTGGAGCCTGGGCGCTGCGTCATCGATCGTTTTCCGGACGGAGAGCACCACGTCGAGGTCGTCGAGGAGGTGCGAGGCTGTGACGTCTACTTGCTCCAGCCTTTGGGGCCTCCCGTGGATCCGCACCTGATGGAGTTGCTGCTGCTGGTGGATGCCTGCCGCCGCCAGGGGGCCGCGCGGGTGACGGCGGTCGTGCCCTATCTGGCCTATGCCCGGCAGGATCGCCGGGAGACCCGGGCCGAGCCCTTGGGGGCTCGGTTGCTGGCCGATCTCATTCGCGCCTCGGGGGTGGACCGGATCGTAGTGGTGGATCTGCACAGCCCCGCGGTGGAGGGTTGCTTCAGCCTCCCTGTCGAGCATCTGAGCGCCATGCCGTTGCTCGCCGAGAATCTGCGCCACACCGTCACCCCGGACTCGGTCATCGTCTCTCCTGACTTGGGGGCCATGAAGCGGGCGGAGCGCTATGCCGCGCTCCTGAAGCTGCCCTTGGCCGTGGTGCACAAGCGGCGCATGAGCGGCTCTCAGGTGCAGGCCCACAACATCACGGGCGATGTGAAGGGCTGTGCTCCCATCCTCGTGGACGACATGATCTCCACCGCGGGCACCATCGAGGCCGCGGTACAGGCGCTTCTGGAGGCGGGCTGTGCGCCGCTGGTCACCGTGGTGGCGACGCACTCGTTGTTGGTGGGCCCTTCGCTCGAGCGGCTTCAGCGCTTGCCCCTGCGCCGGTTGCTGACGACCGACAGCGTTCCAAGGTCCGAGCCGCTTCCCATTCCTTTGGAGGTCGTCTCGGTGGCCCCGCTGCTGGCCCGCTCTATTGAAATGTTGAGAGCCGGTCTTCCTGGGCATTAA
- the deoD gene encoding purine-nucleoside phosphorylase, translating to MPTPHISSVPGDFAEVVLMPGDPLRARYIAERFLTQPKQITSVRNMYGYTGTFQGRKLSVMGHGMGIPSLSIYATELIKEYGARVLIRVGSCGAIRRDVPVRSVIIAHGAGTDSKVNRMRLLDHDFPAVADFGLVRRAVEAAERRSRVARVGSVFSTDLFYHPQGSLLDVLERMGLLAIEMEVAGLYGVAAEHGARALGLLTVSDQLRTGEVLSSEERQTSFDEMIELALDVAVAESPSST from the coding sequence ATGCCAACCCCCCACATCTCCTCTGTGCCAGGAGACTTCGCCGAGGTGGTGTTGATGCCTGGAGATCCGCTCCGGGCACGCTACATCGCCGAGCGGTTCCTCACGCAGCCCAAGCAGATCACCTCGGTCCGCAACATGTACGGCTACACGGGCACCTTCCAGGGGAGGAAGCTGTCCGTGATGGGCCACGGCATGGGGATTCCCTCCCTGTCCATCTACGCCACCGAGCTCATCAAGGAGTACGGCGCCCGCGTGCTCATCCGTGTTGGCAGTTGCGGTGCCATCCGGCGGGATGTTCCGGTGCGCAGCGTCATCATTGCCCACGGGGCGGGGACCGACTCGAAGGTCAACCGCATGCGGCTGCTGGATCATGACTTCCCAGCGGTGGCGGACTTTGGCCTGGTGCGCAGGGCGGTGGAGGCGGCCGAGCGGCGCTCCCGCGTGGCGCGCGTGGGCTCCGTCTTCTCGACGGACTTGTTCTACCACCCGCAGGGTTCCCTGCTCGATGTGCTGGAGCGGATGGGGCTGCTGGCCATCGAGATGGAGGTCGCCGGCCTGTACGGTGTGGCAGCGGAGCATGGCGCCCGTGCGCTCGGGTTGCTCACCGTGTCGGATCAGCTCCGCACGGGCGAGGTGCTCTCCTCAGAGGAGCGCCAGACCTCGTTCGATGAGATGATCGAACTGGCCTTGGATGTCGCCGTCGCGGAGAGCCCTTCTTCCACGTGA
- a CDS encoding LOG family protein, protein MTELETIDAFERHLHGGVSLSNVVIQGLDLRRYTRELSAVPLAGTVFLGCQLEQAALQAALAHGAMVFPPFMGLPYVPYRNSLYTPEELYAGFESTRPETYAETLDARIYAHWNAQGRASPPSLLETLGQRLHDHAITDAMEELLAVEGPPRKVVAIMGGHSMRRGQPDYRTVVMLARELTRRGFFMVSGGGPGAMEATHVGAWFARRTEQELEQALSLLAKAPSYTDREWLARAFEVRAVFPLAAEDRLACASLGIPTWHYGHEPPNPFATHIAKYFANSVREDGLLTIARGGIVYAPGSAGTIQEIFQDACQNHYNTVGVISPMIFLGREFWTRTRPVYPLLAQLAEGQEYARYLGITDSVEEVIQALEAYDQGHAAGGKT, encoded by the coding sequence ATGACCGAGCTCGAAACCATCGACGCCTTCGAGCGCCACCTGCACGGCGGCGTTTCCCTCTCCAACGTCGTCATTCAGGGGCTCGATCTGCGGCGCTACACCCGGGAGTTGAGCGCCGTGCCGCTCGCGGGCACGGTCTTCCTGGGGTGCCAACTCGAACAAGCGGCCCTCCAGGCAGCCCTCGCCCATGGGGCGATGGTCTTCCCGCCCTTCATGGGCCTGCCCTACGTCCCCTACCGCAACAGCCTCTACACCCCCGAGGAGCTCTACGCGGGGTTCGAGTCCACCCGGCCGGAGACCTACGCCGAGACGCTGGATGCGCGCATCTACGCACACTGGAACGCGCAAGGCCGGGCCAGTCCGCCCTCCTTGCTCGAAACGCTGGGCCAGCGGCTTCATGATCACGCCATCACCGATGCGATGGAGGAACTGCTGGCCGTGGAGGGCCCCCCTCGCAAGGTGGTGGCCATCATGGGCGGCCATTCGATGCGCCGGGGGCAGCCGGATTACCGGACGGTGGTGATGCTGGCCCGTGAGTTGACCCGCCGCGGCTTCTTCATGGTGAGTGGGGGAGGGCCCGGCGCCATGGAGGCCACGCACGTGGGGGCCTGGTTCGCCCGGCGGACGGAGCAGGAGCTGGAGCAGGCCCTCTCCCTGCTCGCGAAGGCCCCCAGCTACACGGACCGGGAGTGGCTCGCGCGGGCCTTCGAGGTGCGCGCGGTGTTTCCACTTGCGGCCGAAGACCGCCTGGCCTGCGCCAGCTTGGGCATTCCGACTTGGCACTACGGCCACGAGCCGCCCAATCCCTTTGCCACCCACATCGCCAAGTATTTCGCCAACAGCGTCCGGGAGGACGGGTTGCTCACCATCGCCCGAGGGGGCATCGTCTATGCCCCTGGCAGCGCGGGCACCATCCAGGAGATCTTCCAGGACGCCTGCCAGAACCACTACAACACCGTGGGGGTGATCAGCCCCATGATCTTCCTGGGCCGTGAGTTCTGGACGCGGACGCGGCCTGTCTATCCCTTGTTGGCGCAGCTCGCCGAGGGACAGGAGTACGCGCGGTACCTGGGCATCACGGACTCGGTGGAGGAGGTCATCCAGGCCCTGGAGGCGTACGATCAAGGGCACGCCGCTGGGGGAAAGACCTGA
- a CDS encoding MGMT family protein, whose product MSLSDERGYYERIYKVVEQVPSGKVTTYGDVAAIVADGCDARIVGHAMGALGARSVEVPWQRVIGRTGRITTSGLHQRDRLEAEGIGFDERGYVLMEQFRWTGPSPEWAQAHGFKELSEAEAGEEAPDSQLRLF is encoded by the coding sequence ATGTCTCTCAGTGATGAGCGCGGTTATTACGAGCGCATCTACAAGGTCGTCGAGCAGGTCCCCTCCGGGAAGGTGACCACCTACGGGGATGTCGCCGCCATCGTGGCCGACGGCTGCGACGCTCGAATCGTGGGTCATGCGATGGGGGCCCTCGGGGCCCGTTCCGTCGAGGTGCCCTGGCAGCGGGTCATTGGCCGGACCGGGCGCATCACCACCTCGGGGTTGCACCAGCGCGACCGGCTGGAAGCCGAGGGGATCGGCTTCGATGAGCGGGGCTATGTCCTCATGGAGCAGTTTCGCTGGACGGGGCCGAGCCCAGAGTGGGCGCAGGCGCACGGCTTCAAGGAACTCTCCGAGGCAGAGGCCGGGGAGGAGGCCCCCGACTCGCAGCTGCGCCTCTTCTAA
- a CDS encoding metal-dependent hydrolase: protein MGHLPSTVFIQPMSRFEHRRLDPGNVRPRRTAFSFPQSIPKHWLKGSPVQTHFFNAINLFVVSFEDFMGRVMRGRLVHLKDPEFLRQVRGFMGQEATHSFVHTKYLANLRAQGYQIDRYLEMAERIFRDLFEKRFGPVVCIATIAGFEHMTALLAEIVLSSGMLKEAEPAMAELWEWHAAEEIEHKSLAFDLLQVTNKSYLLRLLGAFLGTLVVAGFIHVGLVMLLKQDNQLWRLRTLRDAKELLLGKHRMAPRALGLFFKYFRPGFHPAQYDNYSLAESVLQAQEPEQEGFRTRTSLEAVHLPAK from the coding sequence TTGGGACATCTGCCGTCCACGGTCTTCATTCAACCCATGTCCCGGTTCGAGCACAGGCGGCTCGACCCAGGAAACGTGCGGCCCCGGCGCACCGCGTTTTCCTTTCCCCAGTCCATTCCGAAACACTGGCTGAAGGGCAGCCCGGTTCAGACCCACTTCTTCAACGCCATCAACCTCTTCGTGGTGTCCTTCGAGGACTTCATGGGGCGGGTGATGCGAGGCCGCCTGGTGCACTTGAAGGATCCGGAGTTCCTCCGGCAGGTGCGGGGCTTCATGGGGCAGGAGGCCACCCACTCTTTCGTGCACACGAAGTACCTGGCCAACTTGAGGGCCCAGGGCTACCAGATCGACAGGTACCTGGAGATGGCGGAGCGCATCTTCAGGGACCTGTTCGAGAAGCGATTCGGTCCCGTGGTCTGCATCGCGACCATCGCGGGCTTCGAGCACATGACCGCCTTGTTGGCCGAGATCGTCCTGTCCTCGGGCATGTTGAAGGAGGCGGAGCCCGCCATGGCCGAGCTCTGGGAGTGGCATGCGGCCGAGGAGATCGAACACAAGTCGCTGGCGTTCGACTTGCTCCAGGTGACGAACAAATCCTACCTGCTGAGGCTGCTCGGGGCCTTTCTGGGGACCTTGGTGGTCGCGGGCTTCATCCATGTGGGCCTGGTCATGCTGCTGAAGCAGGACAACCAGCTCTGGCGGCTCCGGACCCTGCGGGATGCCAAGGAGCTGCTCCTGGGCAAGCACCGGATGGCCCCCCGGGCGCTGGGCCTGTTCTTCAAGTACTTCCGGCCGGGATTTCACCCCGCGCAATACGACAATTACTCCCTGGCGGAGTCCGTGCTCCAAGCCCAGGAGCCGGAACAGGAAGGCTTCCGGACGCGAACCTCCCTGGAAGCTGTTCACCTGCCCGCGAAGTGA
- a CDS encoding FAD-binding oxidoreductase: MPSSLELFFTALREQLGAEAVDTNPETLARYGVNLLPGGARTPAGVLFPDSTAQVQAIVRLANTHGVSLWPTSTGENRGLGLKSPVRPGQVVVDLGRRMNRIVEIDETLAYAVVEPGVTYAQMYEELGRRGHTLMMDTTSGPPDGGIVGNTLDKGAGYTPYFDHFGMSCGYEVVLPTGEVLRTSDGASPGAKTQYLSKYGFGPFMDGLFVQSNLGIVTRMGVWLMPKPPVIRAFFFTFPDDADFGDIIELVRPLKLNNVVPTLIKVTSDLYALGTEETYPYERTHGRTPLPNELRKELQAKHGLGAWLVSGAFYGPSEEALQPMIERIKAHFLRSGKARYISHAEAEQSRLLRIHIATFSGQPTRDELDLLRWRPGSGATWFLPATPMVGAIANEHQALSRRILGEHGFEFITEYVCGPRMSRALHLILFNRQDAEERQRAGRCFRALLKAYSDAGYPISRAPIDAQEEAMARLEVLPDVLSRLKKALDPQGVVAPGKYGIS; encoded by the coding sequence ATGCCCTCTTCCCTTGAGCTGTTTTTCACCGCCCTCCGCGAGCAACTCGGCGCCGAGGCCGTGGACACCAACCCTGAAACCCTGGCGCGGTACGGCGTCAACCTTCTTCCTGGCGGTGCGAGGACTCCGGCAGGAGTCCTCTTCCCCGATTCGACCGCACAGGTGCAGGCGATAGTGCGGTTGGCCAATACACACGGCGTATCGCTTTGGCCCACCAGTACCGGTGAGAACCGGGGGCTCGGGCTCAAGTCGCCCGTGCGGCCCGGCCAAGTGGTCGTGGACTTGGGGCGGCGGATGAACCGCATCGTCGAGATCGACGAGACGCTCGCCTATGCCGTGGTGGAGCCCGGCGTCACCTACGCGCAGATGTACGAAGAGCTGGGCCGCCGAGGGCACACGCTCATGATGGACACGACCTCGGGCCCACCGGACGGCGGCATCGTGGGCAACACGCTCGACAAGGGGGCGGGCTACACCCCGTACTTCGATCACTTCGGCATGAGCTGTGGCTATGAGGTGGTCTTGCCGACCGGTGAGGTGCTGCGGACCTCCGATGGGGCCTCTCCCGGGGCCAAGACCCAGTACCTGTCCAAGTATGGGTTTGGGCCTTTCATGGATGGCCTCTTCGTGCAGTCGAACCTGGGCATCGTCACCCGGATGGGCGTGTGGTTGATGCCCAAGCCGCCGGTGATTCGCGCGTTCTTCTTCACCTTTCCCGATGACGCGGACTTCGGCGACATCATCGAGCTGGTCCGTCCGCTCAAGCTCAACAACGTGGTGCCCACCCTCATCAAAGTCACGAGCGATCTCTACGCCCTGGGGACCGAGGAGACCTATCCCTACGAGCGGACCCATGGACGCACGCCGTTGCCCAACGAGCTGCGCAAGGAACTCCAGGCGAAGCATGGCCTGGGCGCATGGCTCGTCTCAGGAGCGTTCTACGGCCCCTCGGAGGAGGCCCTCCAGCCGATGATCGAGCGGATCAAGGCGCACTTCCTTCGCTCCGGCAAGGCCCGCTACATCTCCCATGCCGAGGCGGAGCAGAGCCGGCTCTTGCGGATCCACATCGCCACGTTCAGCGGCCAGCCCACCCGGGATGAGTTGGACCTGCTCCGGTGGAGGCCCGGCAGTGGGGCCACCTGGTTCTTGCCGGCCACCCCCATGGTGGGCGCGATCGCCAACGAGCATCAAGCCTTGTCGCGGCGCATCCTGGGCGAGCACGGCTTCGAGTTCATTACCGAGTATGTCTGCGGCCCGCGCATGAGTCGCGCCCTGCACCTCATTCTGTTCAATCGCCAGGATGCGGAGGAGCGTCAGCGCGCCGGGCGTTGCTTCCGGGCGCTGCTCAAGGCGTACTCTGATGCGGGCTATCCGATCTCGAGGGCGCCGATCGACGCCCAGGAAGAGGCGATGGCCCGGCTCGAGGTGCTTCCCGATGTGCTCTCCCGCCTCAAGAAGGCCCTGGATCCCCAAGGCGTCGTCGCCCCGGGCAAGTACGGCATTTCGTAG
- a CDS encoding ArnT family glycosyltransferase, with product MRPLLSSARQMCARHPLAVGLLATFLMSLLLRLLYLQAAPDRTWPFSIFFYGDSRFFHLAALEQVRQQPQPATLPYHPPLFPWFLGTLYEMLGEPRGSALPYKLSLAVLNAATVALSWGWWRRLLGPTWSLLAAALFSASFGWLVLSTTYSNEVLYVFFLSATCGLVLHAREGMTGKTVVLLGAVMGLGALTRAEHLYLWPFLLAYGVFHRAPQIPLKPLLLRWGAAGLVSLAVLAPGALRNARMLHELNARSPDLEPLPELTLVTAYGPINFAMANNAQATGGFTPDLINQLGQNGHLDASNPAQRHLLVHGYAEGLRWLAGNPGDAARLWAAKLSRWLEGLSLGFGLSDWPSGLRGSRAPVDVFVPEHPWLHWPLSLLLLAGAALSLRGPYRAFSLCTAVLLHRLLVTLAFFGYTRGMLAVFPVLVPLLLLPLIVVSHYRPGLSRKVPLILTGALLLFWVEAGVLAFQEPRNFMASGSTDRVSGKLIQDDWVRIWPQP from the coding sequence ATGCGCCCGCTCCTCTCCAGCGCCCGACAGATGTGCGCACGGCACCCGCTGGCCGTGGGCCTCCTCGCTACATTCCTGATGAGCCTCCTGTTGAGGCTCCTGTACCTCCAGGCTGCCCCGGACCGGACCTGGCCGTTCTCCATCTTCTTTTATGGAGACTCCCGCTTCTTTCACCTCGCCGCCCTGGAGCAGGTGCGCCAACAGCCACAGCCCGCAACACTGCCCTACCACCCCCCCCTCTTTCCTTGGTTCCTGGGCACGCTGTACGAGATGCTGGGGGAGCCCCGGGGCAGTGCCCTGCCCTACAAGCTGAGCCTCGCGGTGCTCAATGCGGCCACCGTGGCCTTGTCCTGGGGGTGGTGGCGCCGACTTCTGGGGCCCACCTGGAGCCTGCTGGCCGCGGCGCTCTTCTCGGCCAGCTTTGGGTGGCTGGTCCTGTCGACGACGTACAGCAACGAGGTGCTGTACGTGTTCTTCCTCTCCGCCACGTGTGGCCTCGTGCTCCACGCCCGAGAGGGGATGACGGGCAAGACGGTGGTGCTGCTGGGCGCCGTCATGGGGCTGGGGGCACTCACCCGGGCCGAGCACCTGTACCTCTGGCCCTTCCTGCTGGCCTACGGCGTCTTCCACCGGGCGCCCCAGATCCCCCTGAAGCCCCTGCTCCTGCGCTGGGGGGCCGCCGGGCTCGTCTCCCTGGCCGTTCTGGCACCAGGCGCCCTGCGCAATGCGCGAATGCTCCACGAGCTCAACGCCCGCAGCCCGGACCTCGAGCCCCTGCCGGAGCTGACGCTCGTCACCGCGTATGGCCCCATCAACTTCGCCATGGCCAACAACGCCCAGGCCACGGGCGGGTTCACCCCAGACCTCATCAACCAGCTGGGTCAAAACGGCCACCTCGATGCCTCGAACCCTGCCCAGCGCCACCTGCTGGTGCATGGCTATGCCGAGGGCCTGCGGTGGCTGGCCGGGAACCCCGGCGATGCGGCCCGGCTGTGGGCCGCCAAGCTGAGCCGCTGGCTGGAAGGGTTGAGCCTGGGATTCGGTCTCTCGGACTGGCCCTCCGGCCTGCGCGGCTCGCGCGCGCCCGTGGACGTCTTTGTTCCCGAGCACCCCTGGCTCCACTGGCCCCTGTCGTTGCTCCTGCTCGCAGGGGCCGCGCTGTCACTGCGTGGGCCCTACCGGGCCTTCAGCCTTTGCACCGCCGTGCTTCTGCACCGCTTGCTCGTGACCCTGGCTTTCTTTGGCTACACACGCGGAATGCTGGCCGTCTTTCCGGTGCTGGTTCCGCTGCTGCTCCTGCCTTTAATTGTTGTCAGTCATTACCGCCCTGGCCTGTCTCGCAAGGTTCCCTTGATTTTGACGGGCGCCTTGCTGCTTTTCTGGGTGGAGGCGGGTGTTCTCGCGTTCCAAGAACCCCGCAACTTCATGGCCAGCGGCAGCACGGATCGGGTCAGCGGAAAACTCATTCAGGACGACTGGGTGCGAATCTGGCCGCAACCGTAG
- a CDS encoding gamma-glutamyltransferase family protein, with amino-acid sequence MNAAGKLQRAIGGLLVLAMLTPAPLRAQSTAKPVLHGKHWVAITGKPLAATAGAMIFQKGGNAVDAACAMLAATATMWDVLSWGGETQALIYDPRTRKVVGINALGVAPTGATVEFFQKKNMQYPPEYGPLAAVTPGTPGGLMVMLAEYGTLSLRDVLGPALQMADEGYPIEAQAANGLEKHKDKLKQWRYTREVMLPHPGEARESPQPGEVFRQPDLAATLKKLVEAEQRALAAGKNRKQAIMAAYERFYRGDIAREFVRGAQEEGGLITLEDLSRWKVHLEEPVKTDYKGIEVYKLTTWVQGPVLLQALNILEGQDLKGMGYNSARYIHALYQAMNLAFADRDFYYGDPYFPPEEPIRGLLSKEYAKQRAKLISWEKNDPDIKPGDPYPFQGGTNPYAQLLTQWPPKPPAAPGAPPGAPQTSIEDFERTFYAGTTSIQAADEKGWVVSITPSGGWVPAVIAGRTGVGMSQRMQSFVMNAAESPFNVLEPGKRPRATLTPSLALKDGKPFLSFAVQGGDSQDQNLLQFFLNVVEFGMTVQEAVEAANINSFQMRNSFGDHASKPGKLLLHEQMPPWVRGELKRMGYELSFEPRTSGPINAISFDSKHGTFWGGSSHHGEDYGIAW; translated from the coding sequence ATGAACGCAGCAGGGAAACTCCAACGGGCCATCGGTGGCCTGCTTGTCCTGGCGATGCTCACCCCGGCGCCCCTGCGCGCCCAGTCCACCGCCAAGCCCGTGCTTCACGGCAAACACTGGGTGGCCATCACGGGAAAGCCGCTCGCGGCCACCGCCGGCGCCATGATCTTCCAGAAAGGTGGCAACGCGGTGGATGCCGCGTGCGCGATGCTGGCCGCCACCGCCACCATGTGGGACGTGCTGAGCTGGGGAGGCGAGACCCAGGCGCTCATCTATGATCCACGCACCCGCAAGGTGGTGGGCATCAACGCGCTCGGCGTGGCGCCCACGGGGGCCACCGTGGAGTTCTTCCAGAAGAAGAACATGCAGTATCCCCCCGAGTACGGCCCCCTGGCCGCCGTCACCCCTGGCACACCAGGAGGGCTGATGGTGATGCTGGCGGAGTACGGAACGCTGTCGCTGCGGGACGTACTGGGGCCCGCCCTTCAGATGGCGGACGAGGGCTATCCCATCGAAGCGCAGGCGGCCAACGGCCTCGAGAAGCACAAGGACAAGCTCAAGCAGTGGCGCTACACCCGGGAAGTGATGCTGCCGCACCCGGGAGAGGCCCGCGAATCCCCTCAACCGGGCGAGGTGTTCCGCCAGCCAGACCTCGCGGCCACGCTGAAGAAGCTCGTGGAGGCGGAGCAACGGGCGCTGGCGGCGGGCAAGAACCGCAAACAGGCCATCATGGCCGCCTATGAGCGCTTCTACCGGGGGGACATTGCCCGCGAGTTCGTCCGCGGAGCCCAGGAGGAAGGCGGGCTCATCACCCTGGAAGACCTGAGCCGCTGGAAGGTCCACCTCGAGGAGCCCGTCAAGACGGACTACAAGGGCATCGAGGTCTACAAGCTCACCACCTGGGTGCAAGGCCCGGTGCTCCTCCAGGCGCTCAACATCCTGGAAGGCCAGGACCTGAAGGGGATGGGCTACAACAGCGCGCGCTACATCCACGCCCTCTACCAGGCCATGAACCTGGCCTTCGCGGACCGCGACTTCTACTACGGCGATCCGTACTTCCCGCCGGAAGAGCCCATCCGGGGCCTCCTATCGAAGGAGTACGCGAAGCAGCGGGCCAAGCTCATCTCGTGGGAGAAGAACGACCCGGACATCAAACCGGGAGACCCCTACCCTTTTCAGGGGGGCACCAACCCCTATGCGCAGCTGCTGACCCAATGGCCCCCCAAGCCTCCCGCCGCGCCGGGGGCTCCACCGGGCGCGCCCCAGACGAGCATCGAGGACTTCGAGCGCACCTTCTACGCGGGGACGACCTCCATCCAGGCGGCGGACGAGAAGGGCTGGGTGGTGTCGATCACCCCCAGCGGAGGCTGGGTGCCCGCCGTCATCGCGGGCCGCACCGGCGTGGGCATGAGCCAGCGGATGCAGAGCTTCGTGATGAACGCGGCGGAGAGCCCCTTCAACGTGCTGGAGCCGGGCAAGCGCCCCCGGGCCACGCTGACCCCGAGCCTGGCCTTGAAGGACGGCAAGCCGTTCCTCTCCTTCGCCGTGCAAGGCGGAGACAGCCAGGATCAGAACCTGCTTCAGTTCTTCCTGAACGTGGTGGAGTTCGGGATGACCGTGCAGGAAGCGGTCGAGGCCGCCAACATCAACAGCTTCCAGATGCGCAACTCGTTCGGAGACCACGCCTCGAAGCCGGGCAAGCTCCTGTTGCACGAGCAGATGCCCCCCTGGGTGCGGGGAGAACTCAAGCGCATGGGCTACGAGCTGAGCTTCGAGCCACGGACCTCGGGGCCCATCAACGCCATCTCCTTCGATTCGAAACACGGCACCTTCTGGGGTGGCTCCAGCCACCACGGAGAGGACTACGGCATCGCCTGGTAG